CTTAATTGGATAAAGTTGTTATTCGACATTACTACACTTGTGCAAATTAGCCATAGCAACAATTACCCCTCAAAGAAAATAATTATGGGTGACTTAATAAATCTTATATACCTGTCGAATTCTATACCGCCTTCTCGACAAACAATTAACGAATTAACGAAAATTAACGAGACACCCATGTTAAACGCATAAAATAATCGTGGATGTCTTGATAAATAATGCTGATAAATATTTTTCAAAAAGGATAGTTTTCCAGTGTTTTCCAAATAATTGGAGAAGACCGCTTGTTGGTTAGCTTTTGGAAATCGTATAAGTCGAGAGTGCTTTTAGTTATCTAGCAATGTTCGGAACGTACAGTGTAATTTTTGTGCCCATATTGATATTGGATTCAGCAGTGATTTTTCCTTCCATATTTTGTGTCACGAGATTATAGACAATATTCATCCCTAAGCCGGTTCCACCATTATTTCGCTTAGTCGTGAAAAACGGATCGAATAAATGCTTCAAAGTATCTACCGTCATACCTACGCCGTTATCGACAATTTCTATGATCGTCCACATCTCATTTTGTGTGAGAGATAACAATATATTTTTGTTTTCGATTCCTTCGAAAGCATGCAAAACCGCATTATTAATAATATTATTAATCACTTGAGCCAGAAATCCCGGGTCAATAAATGTATTAGTTTTTTCCCCCTGAATGCGCCAGCTAATTTTATTCTTTTTAAGCATTACGGCCATGGTCAGCATAACTTCATTTAGATACTGATGAACATCGACATTACGCCTTTGACTTAAAGTTTGATCCGTAGAAACTTGTTTAAAGCTTGCAATTAAATCCACGCAACGTTGCAGATTTCTTGTCGCCAATTCTTGCGCTTGATCCAGTTCTTTTAAAAAACTGACCAGTTCACTCTTTTTAATGCTATCGCGAAGGATATTCTCTGACAATTCTTTGGATTTAGACTGAATAAAGGATGCGCTGGTGATTGCGATACCCAATGGCGTATTTAATTCATGTGCCACGCCAGCAATGAGCTGACCTAATGCTGCAAACTTCTCTTGTTCAACTAACTGAGTTTGCAATTGTTGGAGTTGTTGATAAGAATTTTCCAGTTCACTTTTATCCTTTTGAATTTTAATGCTATTACTGATTATTTCTTGGTTAGCTTCCTCTAGCTCCTTAGTTCTTTCTTTAACTGAAATTTCGAGATGCTGCTGATGATTTTTGATCGCAATTTCATTCTTTGTCAAAATACTGAGTGTCGAATCCAGATCTCTACTGAGGCTTCCCAGTTCGTCATTTCGTGTTATGCGAAAAGAAACATCCCTTTTACCCTGACCGACTTTATGTGCTACATGGGCTAAAAAACGAATGGATGATGTTAGCCTTCGGGCCGTAAAGATCGCAAAGATGATACCTATAAAAATGGCAATAAGGGTATAACCAAGTCCATGCCAAGTAGCAACTTCTAAATTATCAACAATCTCTTTGCGACCAATCCCCACTCTGGCCCAACCAATTTGAGAATCATTTACAAAGACGGGGGCCGCAACATCTATAAGTATTGGATTCTCAGCTAATATTTGAATACCTGATTGCGCATTAAGCAATGTCAGACTGACGTCATCGGTTAAATATTTTCCGACTTTGTCTCGCTGAGTATAGCCTAGTACCTTATTATTCATATCGAGGAAAAGAGCATATTTCAATTTTGGAAAATCACTTTGAGAGGTGATGAGTTCTTCCATCCCCATATAATCATTGGAGAGTATCCAGTAGCTGCCATTGGCAGCGAACACTTTTGCTAATGCTATCGCTTCTTGTTTATTTTGCTCGGTTAAAAACAGTTTTTGCCGATTGACCAGATCAAAAATAAAGATAGTCATTAAAATGGCATGCACAAGAGTGATTCCCAGGATCAATTGTCTAGTTATTGATTTGCTAAAAAACTGATTTATCCAAGATAAAATTTTTATTGGGTTCTCACTTCTTTATTAAATATTTTAATAAAGTCACGAATTGACTGATAAGTATCATTATCCGCGCCCTCGAACCTAGACAATTCCATTCGCGCTAAAACATTTTTTCCTTCTTCAGTTTTGTGCAAGTTTATTAATAAGAACCTAACTTTTTGTACTAATTCTTCCGGTACACTAGGCAATACTACCAGAGCATTATTTAGCAATGGCTCTGTTTGCCATTTAATGAATAATTGGTCTGCGAGTTCCGGACGTTCTTTGATTAGCGCTTTCCAGGGAGGAGGCCAGGTTGCCGCGGCACTAGTTTGTCCTAAAAAAACACTCATTATTGATGATTCCTGTGAACCAACGTAACGGTTGTCCAATTCAGTCAAAACATTAACACCATTTTTTTGCAAGAAATATTGTGGCAACATAGTGGCCGCCAAGGCACTAGGGGCAGGATAACTAATCGACTTTCCTTTAAGATCAGTAATATTTTTAATATCACTGTCTCGTCTAACTAAAATAATACCTTTAAAGTTTTCATCATCACCCATTTTGGCAAAAACATTATATCCCCGGTCAATTGCATTGATAGTTTGGTAAGGATTTGGCAATGAGAAATCGAATTTATGCGTATATAATTTTTCGTTGTAAGATTCATAATTGCGCGAAGCCTCAAGCTTAAAATTGACTCCGTCGATATTTTTTGACAAATATTCCATTAAAGGTGAAAACACTTCAAACAGCAGTTGTGGATTGTGTAATGGATGTACTCCGAATACATATTGTGTATCTGCACTGACTGAGATATCCGAAAAGGTTGGCTTATAGATGGGTGTTGATTCAGGTTCACACCCTAGCAAAAGACTTGCTATTAGCAATAGCCCAGTATTTAGCAAGCATTTTTGAAAGTTCTTTAATGGTTGATTTAAAAAAATAAAAATCAAAATTTATTAAGCCTGTAAATGACGAAAAATACAAAAATGGTTGGATAAAATATAACAGATTATCCGCACTTCATATATTGTAGACTAAATAACTTACCTGTTTTCTATTAATAGACCATTAGCGGTTTGCCAGCAAACAATGGTGTCAGCATTAATTACTGCCAATTATATAAATCACAAAGACTCCAAACAAAACTCAATCCTATGAATTACAGCCTTATTTTTCCAGCCTCATCTAAGAGATGAGGTACAGCCATGCGCTACTCAAGCTTGGTGAATTACCATGACACCTATGTTAAAGAATTACTAACAATTACCAAGACATATATGTCTTGATAGTGCTTTCGAATCCTGTGCTGCCTTCTCGAAATAACAATGCAATGGTTAAATATTTAGTGACTAGAAAATAATACTGTATATAATAACAGTGTATGTTGAAGTTTATTCCTATTAAAGCCCATGCGGGCATCATCGGTTTTGAGTCTCCTGCAGCTGAATATACCCAGCTTGGACTTGATTTAGACCAACTCCTTATTGATCATCCATCCGCAACCTACATTGGTATTGCTGATGGTGAATCAATGAAAGGTGATGGTATTTTTTCAGGTGACTTACTGATCGTCGATCGTGCTCAGTCTATAAAAGATCAAGATGTAGTGGTCGCTAATCTCAATGGTGTGTTTGTCTGCAAAAAAATAGATAAGATACAAAGGTGTTTAGTGTCATCTAGTATTGGCTTCGCACCGTATTTTTTACGTGAAGGTGATGAGTTTCAAATCGAAGGCGTCGTTACACGCTCTGTAAGATTGCACCGTCCGTTTAAAAAGAGACTTTGATGTACGCGTTATGTGACGTGAACAGCATGTATGCCAGCTGTGAAAAAGTGTTTGACCCATCTATACGGAAAAAGCCTGTAGTTGTATTAACCAATAACGATGGTTGTATATGTGCTGCATGCGGTATTGCAAAAAGTCTGGGAATTGGCAAAAAGTTTGTGCCCTATTTTCAAATGAAAAAAGAGCTTAAAGCGGCTGGGGCGATAGTACGCTCTAGCAATTACGAGCTTTATGCCGATTTAAGTAAGCGACTCATGGACACCTGCGCTCGCTTTGCTCCTGAAATTAATGTTTATTCAATTGATGAGTGTTTTCTGTATTACGGCAAAAACAAATCTGCCCCACCCCAAGGATGGCAGGAACTTGCATCAAGTATAAGAAAAACGGTGTGGCGTGAGGTCAGATTACCCATAGGTATTGGCATGGGAGAAACCCCCACGCTGGCCAAGGCAGCAAATCATGCTTCAAAAAGAATCGATGGTTTTAGCGGTATAGCGGTTATTGATGATGATGCTAAGCGAAAGCTGATCCTTTCCCAAATGGCGGTAACTGATATTTGGGGAATTGGCCAGAGACTGGGCAGACGACTCAAGGTAATGGGAATCGATACTGCGCTGGATCTAGCCAATCAGGATCCAACAAAGATCAGAAAAGACTTTTCTATTTTAGTGGAAAGTACAGTTCGGGAGCTAAACGGCGAAGTTCGTCATAGCTGGGATGATGCCAGAGCTGCAAAAAAGGAAATATATAGCACCCGAAGCTTCGGGCAGCGTATTACAGAGCTTGAGCAACTGAAATTTGCCATCGCATCACACGCTGAAGTCGTAGCCGCAAAACTAAGAAAACAAAAAAGCTTAGCCAGTGCAATGACTATCTTTGCATCTAGCTCGCCCCATGATAATGACGGTTATTTTAGCGAGTCGTTTTTTCATCGATTCATGGTACCAACCAATGACACGTGCAATATCATCAGTGCAGCGCAAGCCGCAATTCCAAAACTTTTTCAACAGGGTGTACGCTATTATCGCTGTGGAGTGGGATTACTAGATTTGCATCGAGAACAACTTTTCCAGTACGACTTATTCAACCCATCGAAGGATAACCCCAAATTGATGACATGCATGGATAGTATCAACGCCAGATTCGGTCGATCAACAGTCCATGTTGCGGCAAAAGGGATTGAGCAAAAGTTTGCTATGCGCCGTGCATTCTTGTCACCCCAATACACCACAAAATGGGCAGATATTCCTAAAATCATTTGTTGAATGTATATATCACTTTCAATCCCCTAGCCTAAAGTAATTATATTCACACTTTGCTTACTTAGCTGTGCTGAACATTTAATCACACCGCTGTGCGCCCTGATAAGACTATGGTGAAAAAACTCTAGAACCCAGTATCAATTTTATATATTTCCGGTTAAGGTTTATAACTTGTTGAATTTAATAGTCTAATAAACAATGAAGGCAGACCTTTCTGAGAAGTATTGTACCGATTATCTAGTTATCGGAGCTGGCGCTAGCGGCTTAGCTTTTGTGGATACTTTGGTAAGTGAATCCGATGCCACCGTTATTATTATTGATAATCGACACAAGCCTGGCGGACATTGGGTAGACAGTTACTCATTCGTAACACTCCATCAGCCATCCTCGTTTTATGGCGTTAATTCGAAGGAGCTCAGTAATGGTCGAATCGATGATGCAGGCTTGAATCAGGGGCTAAATGAATTAGCCACAGGTGCGGAAGTTCAAGCTTATTATGACAATGTGATGCGTGACACCTTACTGCCTAGTGGCAGGGTAAAGTATTTTCCTTTGTGTGAATATTTAGGTAATGGGCGGGTGAAACACCTGATAACGGGGCACGAATTTAGTGTGCAATACAAACAAAAATTAGTCGATAGCACCTATTATAAAACCAGCATCTCCGCTACTCACACTCCTCAATTTGAAATTGATTCGTCATTGACAATGATACCGCCAAATACATTACCTAGTACCCTTAGCAAAGCTAACCACGGATTTAAGCACTTCACCTTGTTAGGAGGTGGAAAAACAGCCATAGATACCTGTTTATGGTTACTGCAAAATCAAGTAGCCCCTGAAAACATCAGTTGGTACATGCCAAGAGATGCATGGTTTCTTGACCGTAAAAATACTCAGCCAACGGCAGATTTCTTCACTGATTCTATTGGCGCACAGGCAGCACAACTAGAGTCACTTGCTGAATCTACATCAATTGAAGATTTGTTTTTAAGGTTAGAGAAGTCTGGAGTGTTATTGCGCCTTGACGGCAATATTATGCCGAGAATGTTTCACGGAGCGACCATCTCTAAAGCTGAATTAGCCCAAATAAAACGGGTCAAACATATTATCCGCAGAGGTCGTATAACCAAGCTCACTCCGAGCGAAGTAATCTGTACCCAAGGTACCGAGACACCTATCGCGAACAGCCTCTATATTGATTGCACCGCAAGTGCGATCACTAATTTAGCCATCGAGCCAGTGTTTCAGGGAGACAACATAAAACTGCAAACGGTTAGAGCTTACCAGCCGACGTTTAGCGCGGCGTTTATCGCCCATCTAGAGATAACCTATCCTGACAATGAGAAAAAGAATCAACTGAGTAAAGTTGTGCCGCTACCAAACACTGTGGAAGATTGGATTGAGATGACTTATCGCAATATGATGAATCAGTTTTTCTGGTCTAAAGAACCTG
Above is a window of Aliiglaciecola sp. LCG003 DNA encoding:
- a CDS encoding NAD(P)-binding protein → MKADLSEKYCTDYLVIGAGASGLAFVDTLVSESDATVIIIDNRHKPGGHWVDSYSFVTLHQPSSFYGVNSKELSNGRIDDAGLNQGLNELATGAEVQAYYDNVMRDTLLPSGRVKYFPLCEYLGNGRVKHLITGHEFSVQYKQKLVDSTYYKTSISATHTPQFEIDSSLTMIPPNTLPSTLSKANHGFKHFTLLGGGKTAIDTCLWLLQNQVAPENISWYMPRDAWFLDRKNTQPTADFFTDSIGAQAAQLESLAESTSIEDLFLRLEKSGVLLRLDGNIMPRMFHGATISKAELAQIKRVKHIIRRGRITKLTPSEVICTQGTETPIANSLYIDCTASAITNLAIEPVFQGDNIKLQTVRAYQPTFSAAFIAHLEITYPDNEKKNQLSKVVPLPNTVEDWIEMTYRNMMNQFFWSKEPGLKEWMLKQRLDGFAKLVSEVRFYQLDKLKVLNRMRKAAKPAIAKLKVYRELIASSTN
- a CDS encoding phosphate/phosphite/phosphonate ABC transporter substrate-binding protein is translated as MIFIFLNQPLKNFQKCLLNTGLLLIASLLLGCEPESTPIYKPTFSDISVSADTQYVFGVHPLHNPQLLFEVFSPLMEYLSKNIDGVNFKLEASRNYESYNEKLYTHKFDFSLPNPYQTINAIDRGYNVFAKMGDDENFKGIILVRRDSDIKNITDLKGKSISYPAPSALAATMLPQYFLQKNGVNVLTELDNRYVGSQESSIMSVFLGQTSAAATWPPPWKALIKERPELADQLFIKWQTEPLLNNALVVLPSVPEELVQKVRFLLINLHKTEEGKNVLARMELSRFEGADNDTYQSIRDFIKIFNKEVRTQ
- a CDS encoding ATP-binding protein, translated to MHAILMTIFIFDLVNRQKLFLTEQNKQEAIALAKVFAANGSYWILSNDYMGMEELITSQSDFPKLKYALFLDMNNKVLGYTQRDKVGKYLTDDVSLTLLNAQSGIQILAENPILIDVAAPVFVNDSQIGWARVGIGRKEIVDNLEVATWHGLGYTLIAIFIGIIFAIFTARRLTSSIRFLAHVAHKVGQGKRDVSFRITRNDELGSLSRDLDSTLSILTKNEIAIKNHQQHLEISVKERTKELEEANQEIISNSIKIQKDKSELENSYQQLQQLQTQLVEQEKFAALGQLIAGVAHELNTPLGIAITSASFIQSKSKELSENILRDSIKKSELVSFLKELDQAQELATRNLQRCVDLIASFKQVSTDQTLSQRRNVDVHQYLNEVMLTMAVMLKKNKISWRIQGEKTNTFIDPGFLAQVINNIINNAVLHAFEGIENKNILLSLTQNEMWTIIEIVDNGVGMTVDTLKHLFDPFFTTKRNNGGTGLGMNIVYNLVTQNMEGKITAESNINMGTKITLYVPNIAR
- a CDS encoding Y-family DNA polymerase, which encodes MYALCDVNSMYASCEKVFDPSIRKKPVVVLTNNDGCICAACGIAKSLGIGKKFVPYFQMKKELKAAGAIVRSSNYELYADLSKRLMDTCARFAPEINVYSIDECFLYYGKNKSAPPQGWQELASSIRKTVWREVRLPIGIGMGETPTLAKAANHASKRIDGFSGIAVIDDDAKRKLILSQMAVTDIWGIGQRLGRRLKVMGIDTALDLANQDPTKIRKDFSILVESTVRELNGEVRHSWDDARAAKKEIYSTRSFGQRITELEQLKFAIASHAEVVAAKLRKQKSLASAMTIFASSSPHDNDGYFSESFFHRFMVPTNDTCNIISAAQAAIPKLFQQGVRYYRCGVGLLDLHREQLFQYDLFNPSKDNPKLMTCMDSINARFGRSTVHVAAKGIEQKFAMRRAFLSPQYTTKWADIPKIIC
- a CDS encoding S24 family peptidase, which produces MLKFIPIKAHAGIIGFESPAAEYTQLGLDLDQLLIDHPSATYIGIADGESMKGDGIFSGDLLIVDRAQSIKDQDVVVANLNGVFVCKKIDKIQRCLVSSSIGFAPYFLREGDEFQIEGVVTRSVRLHRPFKKRL